In one Pseudomonas sp. SCA2728.1_7 genomic region, the following are encoded:
- a CDS encoding membrane-targeted effector domain-containing toxin: MTAPERRLLPNAADKTALKAIAATIVQTCPSLLDAARQVANEILAEKGLSGLDPDRIYFHRFKTAQSSSLTFTGWEHMLEKPYETLTLTQLVIHRFRATDQDNADLLGLYCGFYSDGPEAENFNQSNEVRLLGSDVLRAFWDVDFSARYTGQLARFWQTSSDNFRVLAKCNFLSLAVQALQQGDLDGTDFQRIVGSVIGPVTWPVTLQMLQALHPVGAEVRALDLDGHVAVNALRLVESSGRQTLYLPGEARAFLFKDDEADLHWWILEQMNSDDKRTAFLQHFPLADRHHLNENLTDLMNRLVSTWGHSDHRMINRSNVAISGDAFTWLSESTRSGMVAEAHLALTSNSDLRKKLWIGYLSAGLKVFGPMAAVGWPVALPLIGASIANMGLNIDQAINGTTPTERKAGVTGAVLNAIDIVFNIPFLISTGAQLEVGPQVEFAEAEEMRGLIEFTSPDTPFLPPLDQPPIPVVDPEVPVELTNEIAIETTLESTRQLATAAARQDWSVPRIPAKYRCNEILAHRSVEAAPGKYEGIYRLDKEPGHAIEMEGTAYYVRYFADSEDAGNWAIVDPERPNQFAYSLPVRFGSSGKWQRIPALRLRGGGQCVGKAGFLDTDQSSSSAPATATPSAELPLVDPVSPVARPLRLVTPLNDIAGVDMAKMKRWAMNLPETFTELSSANRSKPSTADTYAAHFRERRTSLLNEAKEYYSELNWTNLPARPVIPQIDVEMQTAELIDRIFANTDGLVVGETLDRIASMRFMIENMPAFARHIDTLYVRGLLSDFAQTDLNEFHLSGEMSEDLRGYLSSLGTDPDGRFNMLELIKAAQANGIRTQGLEVAHSYKLKVPLTSIEEQMIHARLASQIMWGDELLNRPGKWVALVEAPNTNTFRNLPGISELRGGIGLRIEEATSTETAGISIDPGLEVARGPFDNGASTRNSSDFLFADLRLQIETPVPQWTEATVNTLLNRNGMFMLEKTQNAYTLVRRNSDGNIVRTMVNRRGDGQVYIWAQSMPRISGIMFRDIGALSQRLIEIGLTLQSRIPS; the protein is encoded by the coding sequence ATGACCGCCCCCGAACGACGTCTCCTGCCAAACGCAGCGGACAAAACTGCCCTCAAAGCCATTGCCGCGACTATCGTGCAGACCTGCCCGAGTTTGCTCGACGCAGCCCGGCAAGTCGCCAACGAAATCCTGGCGGAAAAAGGACTGTCCGGCCTCGATCCCGACCGGATTTACTTCCACCGTTTCAAAACGGCGCAGAGCAGCTCGCTGACCTTCACGGGTTGGGAGCATATGCTGGAAAAGCCTTATGAAACGCTCACCCTCACGCAGTTGGTGATCCATCGCTTTCGTGCGACCGATCAAGACAACGCAGATCTCCTTGGCCTCTACTGCGGCTTCTACTCGGATGGCCCGGAGGCGGAAAACTTCAATCAGAGCAATGAAGTGCGATTGCTCGGCAGCGATGTGCTGAGGGCATTCTGGGATGTCGACTTCAGCGCGCGCTACACAGGTCAACTGGCGAGATTCTGGCAAACCTCGTCGGATAACTTCCGCGTCTTGGCAAAGTGCAACTTTCTCAGTCTGGCGGTGCAGGCGCTGCAGCAGGGTGACCTTGATGGCACTGATTTTCAGCGCATCGTCGGCTCGGTAATCGGGCCCGTCACCTGGCCCGTCACCTTGCAAATGCTGCAAGCGTTACACCCGGTCGGTGCTGAAGTGCGGGCCTTGGATCTCGATGGCCACGTCGCCGTCAATGCGCTGCGTCTGGTGGAAAGCAGCGGCCGGCAGACCCTTTACTTGCCAGGCGAGGCCCGGGCATTCCTCTTCAAGGACGATGAAGCGGATCTGCATTGGTGGATACTTGAGCAGATGAATTCAGACGACAAGCGCACGGCATTTCTCCAGCATTTCCCGCTGGCTGACCGCCATCACCTCAACGAAAACCTCACCGATCTGATGAACCGTCTGGTCAGCACCTGGGGTCACAGCGATCACCGCATGATCAATCGCAGCAACGTCGCGATCAGCGGTGACGCATTCACTTGGTTGAGCGAGTCAACACGCTCGGGCATGGTTGCCGAGGCGCACCTGGCGCTCACGTCCAACAGTGACCTGCGCAAAAAACTCTGGATCGGTTATTTGAGTGCCGGTTTGAAAGTATTCGGTCCGATGGCAGCAGTGGGCTGGCCTGTGGCGTTGCCTTTGATTGGCGCCAGCATCGCGAACATGGGATTGAACATCGATCAGGCCATCAACGGCACTACGCCAACCGAACGCAAGGCCGGTGTTACTGGCGCAGTGCTCAATGCCATCGACATTGTGTTCAACATTCCGTTTCTGATCAGCACTGGCGCGCAACTTGAAGTGGGCCCGCAGGTGGAGTTTGCCGAAGCTGAAGAAATGCGCGGATTGATCGAGTTCACTTCGCCTGACACACCCTTCTTGCCGCCTCTGGATCAACCGCCAATCCCGGTAGTTGATCCAGAAGTGCCCGTTGAGCTGACAAACGAAATCGCCATCGAGACTACCCTCGAATCCACCCGGCAGTTGGCCACGGCGGCTGCGCGCCAAGATTGGTCTGTTCCAAGGATTCCTGCCAAATATCGATGCAATGAGATATTGGCCCACCGTTCTGTAGAGGCAGCGCCAGGCAAATATGAGGGGATTTACCGCCTGGACAAGGAGCCGGGCCATGCCATTGAAATGGAGGGTACCGCGTACTACGTGCGCTACTTTGCCGACTCCGAAGACGCTGGCAACTGGGCCATCGTCGATCCCGAGCGACCTAATCAGTTTGCTTACTCGTTGCCAGTCCGCTTCGGCAGTAGCGGCAAGTGGCAACGCATACCTGCGCTGCGTCTCAGGGGAGGCGGCCAATGCGTGGGCAAGGCTGGTTTCCTGGACACCGACCAGTCCTCGTCCTCGGCCCCGGCTACAGCAACGCCGTCAGCGGAGCTTCCCCTCGTCGACCCGGTTTCACCGGTCGCGCGACCACTGCGCCTGGTGACTCCCCTCAACGACATCGCAGGAGTGGACATGGCGAAAATGAAAAGATGGGCCATGAACTTGCCTGAAACTTTCACCGAGCTCTCCAGTGCAAACCGCAGTAAACCATCAACGGCCGATACATATGCGGCCCATTTCCGCGAAAGACGCACGTCCCTGCTGAACGAGGCCAAAGAGTATTACTCAGAGCTGAACTGGACCAACCTGCCCGCACGGCCAGTCATCCCGCAAATCGATGTCGAGATGCAGACGGCTGAGCTGATTGATCGCATCTTTGCCAATACCGATGGACTGGTCGTCGGCGAAACCCTTGATCGCATCGCCAGCATGCGTTTCATGATCGAAAACATGCCGGCGTTCGCACGGCATATCGACACACTGTACGTGCGGGGATTGCTGAGCGATTTTGCCCAGACAGATCTCAACGAATTTCACCTGTCGGGAGAGATGTCAGAGGATCTTCGAGGCTACTTGTCCAGCCTGGGTACCGACCCTGATGGCCGGTTCAACATGCTTGAACTGATCAAGGCTGCCCAGGCCAATGGCATCCGCACCCAAGGTCTTGAAGTCGCGCACAGTTACAAGCTGAAGGTACCGCTGACTTCGATCGAAGAGCAGATGATCCACGCCCGGCTTGCCTCGCAAATCATGTGGGGTGACGAACTCCTCAACAGGCCGGGCAAATGGGTAGCCCTGGTCGAGGCACCGAACACCAATACCTTCAGAAATCTGCCAGGCATAAGCGAACTCAGGGGCGGCATCGGTTTACGGATTGAAGAAGCGACGTCCACCGAAACGGCCGGCATCAGCATCGACCCGGGACTGGAAGTCGCTCGGGGCCCTTTTGATAACGGGGCATCGACGCGCAACTCATCCGACTTTCTATTCGCGGATTTGCGCTTGCAGATCGAAACACCTGTGCCGCAGTGGACTGAGGCAACGGTGAATACACTGCTGAATCGCAACGGCATGTTCATGCTCGAAAAAACGCAGAATGCATACACGCTTGTGCGTCGCAACAGCGACGGCAATATCGTTCGAACCATGGTGAATCGCCGAGGGGATGGTCAGGTTTACATCTGGGCACAGTCGATGCCGCGGATCAGCGGCATCATGTTCCGTGACATCGGTGCGTTATCCCAGCGCCTGATAGAGATCGGCTTGACCCTGCAAAGTCGCATACCCAGCTAA
- a CDS encoding membrane-targeted effector domain-containing toxin, producing MYATQPSPLPNAADKAALKRIAYTVVQNCPGLQDAAREAARDLLEAQGLSSLDPDEVYFHRFKTAQSSTRSFTGWEHIREKPYESMTLTQLVIHRFRATDQDNADLLDLYGGFYTEGPQSENFDEKNQVRLHGNEVLKAFWNLDFSGHYTAILTDFWNSHGEDFRTLAKCNFLSRAVQALDLGQLNGSDFQWLVDSVVGPLSWPVTLSMLQASHTPTGEVCAFDIDGHVAPQLLRLVAPAGRQIIYLPNEAEAFVVKETAADLHWWVLDQLNDAKRRATFLNHFALADRQQMSENISDLMNRLVATWGRADHHLINRTNQVLSDDAFSWLRDSTRQAMFAEAHLSLTSNGDLRKKLWIGYLSAGLKVFGPMATVGWPLALPVIGATIASMGLNIDQAQNGKTNAERKAGVLGAVLSGINLLFNLPLLIGTGPLLEIGAEVDAAQAAEMAEYSEALNPPSEADKPMQIMVPDDAEITLPNVDETTLIPAQNAPSPAVPERYQCNELLDGTALGEESGKFHGIYRLDADPPYAILMNDAPYYVRYFANSRGSGDWAIIDPERPNQLVHALPVRLNGEGEWERMPALGLKGGGQCMGKQCAPDIELDTFEPVSPETPAQPVAEPQSSTSRPPRPVTSAYDIDPPVRRSIKAWALNLNETHAQLQPDGAGGFGMDDPFELYAAGKRQLLQSSARGFFRNLPWVIQPARPAMREISRLMTLADLVDGIFESASGLVVGETLDRIASLRFLIESMPALARHAKTLYMRGLLSDFAQVELNRYFISGQMTVDLRTYLNSLGTDPGGLFNPLELVQVARANGVRVQAIDCAASYKMKTPLPAVDEQMMSTYLTNDIMTGDVYLNSPGKWIVVTDAHNTNTFRGLLGISELKGAIGLRIDEVGIGEELGVDVDPGIEVPRGSSPGGTVRQGNPDLLRADLRLKVQAPELAWSEETLENLLYRRGMYLFEKAGDSYTLIHRSKQGMLQRTPITRLSDGKVSLLRPAWQRVNDIAFANLKDMSQRLSDTGLILRSRIPD from the coding sequence ATGTACGCCACCCAACCAAGCCCTCTGCCGAACGCGGCCGACAAGGCTGCTCTGAAGCGAATAGCCTATACCGTCGTGCAGAACTGCCCCGGCCTGCAGGACGCTGCCCGTGAAGCGGCCCGTGATCTGCTGGAAGCCCAAGGCTTGTCGAGTCTTGATCCGGATGAGGTTTATTTCCATCGTTTCAAGACGGCCCAGAGCAGTACCCGCTCGTTTACCGGCTGGGAGCACATCCGCGAAAAACCCTACGAATCGATGACCCTGACGCAGTTGGTGATTCATCGTTTTCGCGCCACCGACCAGGACAATGCCGATCTTCTCGATCTGTACGGCGGCTTCTATACGGAAGGTCCGCAGTCTGAGAATTTCGACGAAAAGAACCAGGTGCGCCTGCATGGCAATGAGGTCTTGAAGGCGTTCTGGAACCTCGATTTCAGTGGGCACTACACGGCCATTCTGACGGACTTCTGGAACAGTCACGGCGAGGATTTCCGCACCTTGGCCAAGTGCAATTTCCTTAGCCGTGCGGTGCAGGCTCTGGATCTTGGGCAGCTCAACGGCAGTGACTTTCAATGGCTGGTGGATTCCGTGGTGGGGCCTCTCAGTTGGCCGGTCACCTTGAGCATGCTGCAAGCGAGTCACACGCCAACGGGAGAGGTTTGCGCCTTCGACATTGACGGGCACGTCGCCCCGCAACTGCTGCGCCTCGTCGCCCCCGCCGGCCGGCAGATTATCTATTTGCCCAATGAAGCCGAGGCATTTGTGGTCAAGGAAACGGCGGCGGACCTGCATTGGTGGGTGCTGGATCAGCTGAACGACGCAAAACGCCGCGCGACCTTCCTGAATCATTTTGCTCTCGCCGATCGTCAGCAGATGAGCGAGAACATTAGTGATCTGATGAATCGCCTGGTGGCCACCTGGGGCCGGGCCGACCATCATCTGATCAACCGTACAAACCAAGTGCTGAGCGATGATGCATTCAGTTGGCTACGCGACTCGACCCGCCAGGCAATGTTCGCAGAAGCGCACCTGTCCCTGACATCCAATGGCGATCTGCGCAAAAAGTTGTGGATCGGTTATCTCAGTGCGGGTCTCAAGGTGTTCGGGCCGATGGCCACTGTCGGATGGCCGCTGGCGTTGCCGGTAATAGGCGCGACCATCGCCAGCATGGGCCTGAATATCGATCAGGCGCAGAACGGCAAGACCAACGCCGAACGCAAGGCCGGCGTATTGGGGGCGGTACTGAGTGGCATCAACCTGTTATTCAACCTTCCATTGCTGATCGGCACCGGACCACTGCTGGAGATTGGCGCCGAAGTCGATGCGGCACAGGCCGCAGAAATGGCCGAGTACAGCGAAGCGCTGAATCCTCCCTCCGAGGCTGACAAGCCAATGCAGATCATGGTGCCGGACGATGCCGAAATCACCCTGCCAAATGTCGATGAAACGACGCTGATTCCTGCGCAGAACGCCCCATCGCCAGCGGTACCCGAACGTTATCAATGCAACGAGTTGCTCGACGGCACGGCACTCGGCGAGGAGTCCGGGAAGTTCCACGGAATCTACCGTCTCGACGCTGATCCGCCCTACGCCATCCTGATGAATGACGCTCCGTACTACGTGCGCTACTTCGCCAACTCTCGGGGCAGTGGTGACTGGGCGATCATTGACCCCGAGCGACCCAACCAGCTCGTCCACGCCCTGCCTGTCCGTCTCAATGGCGAAGGTGAATGGGAGCGCATGCCAGCACTGGGCCTCAAGGGAGGCGGTCAGTGCATGGGCAAGCAATGCGCCCCTGATATCGAACTCGATACCTTCGAACCGGTATCACCGGAGACGCCCGCACAACCAGTGGCAGAACCGCAATCGTCGACATCACGGCCCCCGCGCCCGGTGACCAGCGCCTACGACATCGACCCGCCGGTGCGTCGTTCGATAAAAGCCTGGGCACTGAATCTCAACGAAACACATGCCCAACTGCAGCCCGACGGTGCTGGCGGTTTCGGCATGGACGACCCGTTCGAGTTGTATGCCGCCGGCAAACGCCAACTCCTGCAGAGTTCAGCCCGAGGCTTTTTCAGGAACCTGCCGTGGGTTATTCAGCCTGCTCGTCCGGCAATGCGCGAAATCAGCCGCCTGATGACGCTGGCCGATCTTGTCGACGGGATTTTTGAAAGTGCTTCAGGGCTAGTGGTGGGAGAAACCCTTGATCGCATCGCCAGCCTGCGTTTTCTGATTGAAAGCATGCCGGCATTGGCTCGCCACGCGAAAACCCTCTACATGCGCGGGCTGCTCAGTGACTTCGCTCAGGTTGAACTGAACCGCTACTTCATCAGCGGCCAGATGACCGTGGATTTACGCACTTACCTGAACAGCCTCGGCACCGATCCCGGCGGTCTATTCAACCCGTTGGAACTGGTCCAGGTCGCACGAGCGAACGGGGTTCGGGTCCAGGCGATCGACTGCGCCGCCAGCTACAAAATGAAAACCCCGCTGCCCGCCGTCGACGAGCAGATGATGAGCACCTATCTGACAAACGACATCATGACCGGCGATGTCTACCTCAACAGCCCGGGAAAATGGATCGTAGTGACGGATGCTCACAACACCAATACCTTCAGAGGACTGCTGGGCATCAGTGAGTTGAAAGGAGCAATCGGTCTGCGAATCGATGAAGTCGGCATTGGTGAAGAGCTGGGCGTGGATGTCGATCCGGGTATTGAAGTACCACGCGGCAGCTCGCCCGGTGGCACTGTCAGGCAAGGAAATCCGGATCTTCTGCGCGCCGACTTGCGCTTGAAAGTCCAGGCACCCGAGCTGGCCTGGAGCGAGGAGACGCTGGAGAATCTTTTGTATAGGCGTGGCATGTATCTGTTTGAAAAAGCGGGCGACAGCTACACGCTGATCCACCGCAGCAAACAGGGCATGCTCCAGCGCACGCCGATAACTCGATTGAGTGACGGCAAGGTCTCGCTCCTCCGACCTGCGTGGCAGCGTGTGAATGACATCGCGTTCGCCAATCTGAAGGACATGTCTCAGCGGTTGTCCGATACCGGACTGATATTGCGTAGCCGGATCCCTGATTGA
- the treR gene encoding trehalose operon repressor, with protein sequence MSKYNQIYSDLLASITTERLERGARLPSETELMDSYQASRGTVRKAIELLQERGFAQKIHGKGTFVLSTNPIEFQLGGIVSFQETYPRLGNDVSTEVVELSQIPLEGALLEHIHAEPGSLITRIKRVRRIDGKRVILDINHFVSEVIPGLSLDIAEQSIYAHIEQTLQLQIAYAQRTIEAVPRSKDDQLHLDLDGQSHVIVVSNQTFLQDGRQFEYTESRHTLDKFYFSDVARR encoded by the coding sequence ATGAGCAAATACAACCAGATCTATAGCGATCTGCTGGCCAGCATCACGACTGAACGCCTGGAGCGCGGCGCCCGCCTGCCTTCCGAAACCGAACTGATGGACAGCTATCAGGCCAGCCGTGGCACGGTGCGCAAGGCGATCGAACTGCTTCAGGAACGCGGCTTTGCGCAGAAGATCCACGGCAAGGGCACCTTCGTGCTTTCGACCAACCCGATCGAGTTTCAGCTCGGTGGCATCGTCAGCTTTCAGGAAACCTACCCACGCCTGGGCAACGACGTCAGCACCGAAGTGGTCGAACTGAGTCAGATCCCGCTCGAAGGCGCCCTGCTCGAGCATATCCATGCCGAACCGGGCAGCCTCATCACGCGGATCAAGCGGGTGCGGCGGATCGATGGCAAACGGGTCATCCTCGACATCAACCATTTCGTCAGCGAAGTGATTCCCGGTCTGTCGCTCGACATCGCCGAACAGTCGATCTACGCCCATATCGAACAGACCCTGCAGTTACAGATTGCCTACGCGCAACGCACCATCGAAGCGGTGCCGCGCAGCAAAGATGATCAATTGCACCTGGACCTCGACGGTCAGAGCCATGTGATCGTGGTCAGCAACCAGACCTTCCTTCAGGACGGTCGTCAGTTCGAGTACACCGAATCGCGGCACACCTTGGACAAGTTCTACTTTTCCGACGTGGCACGGCGCTGA
- the treP gene encoding PTS system trehalose-specific EIIBC component, protein MSHDYPNIARQLLQSLGGSENLEQAAHCVTRLRLALKDPSLVDTATLNQIDLVKGSFFTGGLYQVVIGPGEVEKVYAELRRQTGLAASTIADVKQKSAEKINAVQRLVRVFSDVFMPILPALIIAGLLMGINNLLGAKGMFIEGQTLLDAYPKLDGLWSLINLMANTSFVFLPALVGWSAAKRFGGSEILGIVLGLMLVHPDLLNAWNYGKAVAGLDGQQLPYFDILGLFQVEKVGYQGQILPILLAAYVMSVIEKWLRARVPNAIQLLVVPITTIVVTGVLALAVIGPVTRHIGIFITEGLVMLFDLAPMVGGAIFGLLYAPLVITGMHHMFLAVDLQLISTQGGTFIWPMIVMSNLAQGSAALAVFWMTRNARDKSMASTSAISAYFGITEPAMFGVNLRYKFPFYAALTGSALGCVFLSLNKVQASAIGVGGLPGFISIIPQYIPMFVLGMLIAMLVPFVLTCALSMKIVRPGYRVA, encoded by the coding sequence ATGAGCCACGACTACCCGAATATCGCCAGGCAATTGCTGCAAAGCCTCGGCGGCAGCGAAAACCTCGAACAGGCTGCCCATTGCGTCACGCGGTTGCGACTGGCCCTGAAGGACCCGAGCCTGGTCGACACTGCCACGCTCAATCAGATCGATCTGGTCAAAGGCTCGTTCTTCACTGGCGGCTTGTATCAGGTAGTCATCGGTCCGGGCGAAGTGGAAAAGGTCTATGCCGAACTGCGTCGCCAGACCGGTCTCGCGGCGTCGACCATCGCTGACGTCAAACAGAAAAGCGCCGAAAAGATCAACGCCGTGCAGCGGCTGGTGCGGGTGTTTTCCGACGTGTTCATGCCGATCCTGCCGGCGCTGATCATTGCCGGCCTGTTGATGGGTATCAACAATCTGCTGGGCGCCAAAGGCATGTTCATCGAAGGGCAGACCCTGCTCGATGCCTACCCGAAACTCGACGGGCTGTGGAGCCTGATCAACCTGATGGCCAACACCTCGTTCGTGTTTCTGCCGGCGCTGGTGGGCTGGTCGGCGGCCAAACGCTTTGGCGGCAGCGAGATCCTCGGCATTGTGCTTGGCCTGATGCTGGTACATCCGGATCTGCTCAACGCCTGGAACTACGGCAAGGCCGTGGCCGGGCTGGACGGGCAGCAGTTGCCGTACTTCGACATTCTCGGTCTGTTTCAGGTGGAAAAGGTCGGTTACCAGGGGCAGATCCTACCGATTCTGCTGGCGGCCTACGTGATGAGCGTCATCGAAAAATGGCTGCGCGCGCGCGTCCCCAACGCCATTCAATTGCTCGTGGTGCCGATTACCACCATCGTCGTCACCGGCGTGCTGGCGCTGGCGGTGATCGGCCCGGTGACCCGCCACATCGGCATCTTCATCACCGAGGGGCTGGTCATGTTGTTTGACCTGGCGCCGATGGTGGGTGGCGCGATTTTCGGTCTGCTGTACGCGCCGCTGGTGATCACCGGCATGCACCACATGTTTCTCGCGGTCGACCTGCAATTGATTTCGACCCAGGGCGGCACCTTCATCTGGCCGATGATCGTCATGTCCAACCTCGCACAGGGCAGTGCTGCCTTGGCGGTGTTCTGGATGACGCGCAATGCGCGGGACAAGAGCATGGCGTCGACCTCGGCGATTTCCGCCTACTTCGGTATCACCGAACCGGCGATGTTTGGCGTCAATCTTCGCTACAAGTTTCCGTTTTACGCCGCGCTGACCGGCTCGGCGCTGGGCTGTGTGTTTCTTTCGTTGAACAAGGTTCAGGCCTCGGCCATTGGCGTTGGTGGCCTGCCGGGATTCATCTCGATCATTCCGCAGTACATCCCGATGTTTGTGCTGGGGATGCTGATTGCCATGCTCGTGCCGTTTGTTCTGACCTGTGCATTGAGCATGAAGATTGTCCGGCCCGGTTATCGGGTTGCCTGA
- the treC gene encoding alpha,alpha-phosphotrehalase, producing MQDWQRSVIYQIYPKSFHSHAGNPTGDLLGIVAKLDYLHWLGVDCLWITPFLRSPQRDNGYDISDYYAIDPSYGSMADCELLIAEAGKRGIKLMLDIVVNHTSIEHVWFQQARSSLDNPYRDFYIWRDQPNNWESKFGGSAWEYEAQTGQYYLHLFDHTQADLNWDNPEVRAEVFRMMQFWRDKGVGGFRLDVINLISKPEDFPEDSSDGRRFYTDGPNVHAYLQQMHREVFEGHELINVGEMSSTSLEHCIRYSNPQSKELSMTFNFHHLKVDYPNLQKWVRADFDFLQLKKILSDWQTGMQAGGGWNALFWCNHDQPRVVSRFGHDGEYRERSAKMLGTALHFLQGTPFVYQGEELGMTNPGFESIEHYRDVETLNIFRLKREAGSSDADNMAAIMQKSRDNGRTPMHWDAGPNAGFSSVEPWIGVPANAAQINVAHQLDDPDSVLHHYRRLIALRRSESLITDGLYQQLLPEHPQVWAYVREGDAERLLVVNNFYGTTCEVELPATVISESMSQRQLISNYADGPLRKRQVTLRPYESFVLHLIDP from the coding sequence ATGCAAGACTGGCAACGTTCGGTGATCTACCAGATCTACCCGAAGAGTTTTCATAGCCACGCCGGCAACCCGACAGGTGATCTGCTCGGTATCGTCGCCAAGCTCGACTACCTGCACTGGCTGGGTGTCGATTGCTTGTGGATCACGCCGTTTCTGCGTTCGCCGCAGCGTGATAATGGCTACGACATCAGCGATTACTACGCCATCGATCCGAGCTACGGCAGCATGGCCGACTGCGAGCTGTTGATCGCCGAAGCGGGCAAGCGCGGGATCAAGCTGATGCTCGACATCGTGGTCAATCACACCTCGATCGAACACGTCTGGTTCCAGCAGGCGCGCAGCAGCCTCGACAATCCTTACCGTGACTTCTATATCTGGCGTGATCAGCCGAACAACTGGGAATCCAAGTTCGGCGGTTCCGCCTGGGAGTACGAGGCCCAGACCGGTCAGTATTACCTCCACCTGTTTGACCACACCCAGGCCGACCTGAATTGGGACAATCCCGAGGTCCGCGCTGAAGTGTTCCGGATGATGCAGTTCTGGCGAGACAAGGGTGTGGGCGGTTTTCGTCTGGACGTGATCAATCTGATCTCCAAGCCTGAGGACTTTCCCGAAGACAGCAGCGATGGCCGCCGCTTTTATACCGACGGGCCGAATGTCCACGCGTACTTGCAGCAGATGCACCGCGAAGTCTTCGAAGGGCACGAGCTGATCAATGTCGGCGAGATGTCATCGACCAGCCTCGAACACTGCATTCGCTATTCGAATCCGCAGTCGAAAGAACTGTCGATGACCTTCAACTTTCACCACTTGAAAGTCGATTATCCGAACCTGCAGAAGTGGGTACGCGCCGACTTCGATTTCCTTCAGCTGAAGAAAATTCTGTCCGACTGGCAGACCGGCATGCAGGCCGGTGGCGGCTGGAACGCGCTGTTCTGGTGTAACCACGATCAGCCGCGCGTGGTCTCGCGTTTCGGCCATGACGGCGAGTACCGCGAACGCTCGGCGAAGATGCTCGGTACCGCGCTGCATTTTCTGCAGGGCACGCCGTTCGTCTATCAGGGCGAAGAATTGGGCATGACCAATCCGGGGTTCGAATCGATCGAGCATTATCGCGATGTCGAGACGCTGAACATCTTTCGCCTCAAACGTGAAGCCGGTAGCAGTGATGCCGACAACATGGCGGCGATCATGCAGAAGTCCCGTGATAACGGCCGCACGCCGATGCACTGGGACGCTGGGCCGAACGCCGGTTTCAGCAGCGTCGAACCGTGGATCGGAGTACCGGCCAATGCCGCGCAGATCAACGTCGCCCATCAGCTCGACGACCCGGACTCGGTGTTGCATCACTACCGCCGTCTGATCGCGCTGCGCCGCAGCGAATCGTTGATCACCGACGGGCTGTACCAACAATTGCTGCCTGAGCATCCGCAGGTCTGGGCGTATGTGCGTGAAGGTGACGCCGAGCGTTTGTTGGTGGTGAACAACTTTTACGGGACAACCTGTGAAGTGGAGTTGCCGGCGACGGTCATCAGCGAGTCGATGAGCCAGCGCCAGTTGATCAGCAATTATGCGGACGGGCCGTTGCGCAAGCGCCAGGTGACTTTAAGACCTTACGAGTCATTCGTTCTGCACCTGATCGATCCCTGA